A DNA window from Trypanosoma brucei brucei TREU927 chromosome 11 chr11_scaffold01 genomic scaffold, whole genome shotgun sequence contains the following coding sequences:
- a CDS encoding variant surface glycoprotein (GPI-Anchor Signal predicted for Tb11.24.0007 by DGPI v2.04 with cleavage site probability 2.4940002 near 459), whose product MLALLFLALIVSTCPAEPAANDVALEFNALCELIGIARARDKIPKLTLGSKITKQKEFIIALNMSVSSDTFFNQKFDRPDAPTGESPEWQKNKKTWQRLQKIINDKSSGAFGRVIKQPPDTEERELAATLNNQTVAAAEALTEGEVNGPTDKEIQDLLQGAVSGKGGAAPADDTKTFGTVARSCGGNGADNTGQGKSLANDILCLCSHDSSNAGFQGCAGEGATQIITYTRESGVTAALTTVTGKCKINTTQQVTAHRLAAAITNFKALLGRHEEAADLSSMRLGKGHAGNTRDGGGAGGCILYKGLGPNGIHDIPWVKKLEGAQHLLLLRYQAIREEKTVLYGMTTLRMTAEQLHKRALLTKKRPAGTPSKEPETKNQQITDCKQHKNNKTECENAGKCKWEGENETKGECKAKQGSDTPEAGTGDEATGTTTDKCKGKSQTDCKDGCKWDGKECKDSSILATKKFALMVSSSVILVILQHYKDICSIL is encoded by the coding sequence ATGCTggcgcttctttttctggCACTGATAGTTTCTACCTGTCCAGCTGAGCCAGCAGCCAATGACGTAGCATTAGAATTCAACGCACTGTGCGAGCTGATAGGTATAGCGAGAGCTAGAGACAAAATACCAAAGTTGACCCTTGGaagcaaaataacaaaacaaaaagaatttaTAATCGCCCTAAATATGTCTGTCTCCAGCGATACATTCTTCAACCAAAAGTTTGACAGACCTGATGCACCAACAGGTGAATCCCCAGAGTggcaaaagaataaaaaaacttGGCAGCGGCTGCAAAAGATAATAAACGACAAAAGTAGCGGCGCTTTCGGCCGCGTAATAAAACAACCACCAGACACAGAGGAAAGAGAACTAGCAGCGACGTTAAACAACCAAAcggtagcagcagcagaagcactAACAGAGGGCGAAGTCAATGGACCGACGGACAAGGAAATCCAAGACCTGCTGCAAGGAGCGGTGAGCGGCAAAGGCGGAGCTGCGCCAGCGGACGACACAAAGACATTTGGCACGGTGGCGAGAAGCTGCGGAGGCAACGGGGCAGACAACACAGGCCAAGGCAAAAGCCTAGCAAACGATATACTCTGCCTCTGTTCTCACGACTCAAGCAACGCCGGCTTCCAAGGCTGCGCAGGCGAGGGTGCGACCCAGATAATAACATACACCAGGGAAAGCGGTGTGACGGCGGCGCTAACCACGGTAACAGGCAAATGCAAAATAAACACAACGCAGCAAGTGACTGCCCACCGTCTAGCGGCGGCAATAACAAACTTCAAGGCGCTTCTAGGCCGGCACGAAGAGGCGGCAGACCTAAGCAGCATGAGGCTAGGCAAAGGCCACGCCGGCAACACCCGCGATGGGGGCGGAGCCGGTGGCTGTATCCTGTATAAAGGACTGGGGCCAAATGGCATCCACGACATACCTTGGGTAAAGAAGCTCGAAGGCGCCCAACACTTACTGTTATTGCGCTACCAGGCAATCCGTGAAGAAAAGACAGTTCTCTACGGCATGACGACGCTAAGAATGACAGCAGAGCAACTGCATAAGAGAGCTCTACTTACAAAAAAGCGACCAGCAGGCACACCATCAAAGGAACCAGAAACTAAAAATCAGCAAATAACAGACtgtaaacaacacaaaaacaacaaaaccgaATGCGAAAATGCaggaaaatgcaaatgggaaggtgaGAATGAGACCAAAGGGGAATGCAAAGCTAAACAGGGATCAGATACCCCAGAAGCAGGAACAGGCGATGAAGCtacaggaacaacaacagataagTGCAAAGGGAAATCGCAAACAGACTGCAAAGatggctgcaaatgggatggaaaagaatgcaaagattcctctattctagCAACCAAGAAATTCGCCTTGATGGTTTCTTCATCTGTGATTTTAGTAATATTACAGCATTATAAGGAtatttgctcaattttataa
- a CDS encoding variant surface glycoprotein: MQATMSAVAPGVILAIAALKQARGVTDGDNAAIFKPLCAALQLADVKPTFEPPIQANMPEPLDLYRLNMSIAPKDWRAKFLNQGNKAASTPAEVPTDENDEELKARWKTWADTAVFLATDNNEKDLKANYGLATATAGQIEAIRPTIHDITEAARAIYTADSDPGPAPDADELLQKEIAQAVYGQEQWGPEELTANKVLSGPDTGYTTACGGGGTQKPQNTVAGTIICVCGTGNTQSKKPCHKKQTTQTAWQATNIPNRASWGNLRNVCPKATKTKITAHGLRELVAAAKTIANTQGNNVFIGSEGENTCNGNAAGACVKITGGAPSGNLKDDAIPWINKLEAVADKLAARDNYNSEQRRKKAAIADLISRAKAVTKRAHYLFQFQKTAKTAAAGEATEGKVSKGDCKQYTTNSTCPKNDCKWDITTETTGEYCKPKPETETTETGEKTNEG; encoded by the coding sequence atgcaagcaaccATGTCAGCAGTTGCACCCGGCGTTATTTTAGCGATAGCGGCACTTAAGCAAGCACGCGGCGTCACCGATGGCGACAATGCGGCGATATTTAAGCCCTTATGTGCGGCACTACAGCTGGCGGACGTCAAGCCCACTTTCGAACCTCCGATCCAAGCTAATATGCCGGAGCCGCTGGACCTGTACAGACTCAACATGTCAATAGCACCGAAAGACTGGCGAGCGAAATTCTTAAATCAAGGCAACAAAGCGGCCTCCACACCAGCGGAAGTGCCGACAGACGAGAACGACGAGGAATTAAAGGCGCGTTGGAAGACGTGGGCCGACACAGCGGTCTTTCTAGCAACcgacaacaacgaaaaagatCTAAAGGCCAACTATGGCCTAGCCACTGCAACGGCAGGACAGATCGAGGCGATACGCCCCACAATACACGACATTACCGAAGCGGCGCGCGCCATCTACACGGCCGACAGCGACCCAGGGCCGGCACCTGACGCCGACGAGCTGCTACAGAAAGAAATAGCACAAGCCGTATACGGCCAAGAGCAATGGGGACCAGAAGAGCTCACAGCGAACAAAGTTTTAAGCGGCCCAGACACAGGTTACACGACAGcctgcggaggaggaggaacacAGAAACCTCAAAACACAGTAGCCGGTACAATAATCTGCGTCTGCGGAACCGGCAACACACAGTCGAAGAAGCCTTGCcacaaaaaacagacaacGCAAACGGCATGGCAAGCGACCAACATACCGAACAGAGCAAGCTGGGGCAACCTACGCAACGTCTGCCCGAAAGCAACCAAAACAAAGATAACAGCACATGGATTAAGGGAACTCGTCGCCGCAGCAAAAACAATAGCGAACACACAAGGCAACAATGTTTTCATAGGCTCAGAGGGCGAAAACACTTGCAACGGCAATGCAGCCGGTGCCTGCGTCAAAATCACTGGCGGGGCACCATCAGGAAACCTAAAAGACGACGCCATACCATGGATAAACAAGCTAGAAGCCGTCGCAGACAAACTCGCCGCGCGCGACAACTACAACAGCGAACAGCGACgcaaaaaagcagcaatTGCCGACCTGATATCAAGGGCAAAAGCGGTAACCAAACGCGCTCATTACCTCTTCCAGTTTCAGAAAACAGCGAAAACAGCCGCTGCTGGTGAAGCAACGGAAGGAAAAGTATCAAAAGGAGACTGCAAGCAATACACCACAAACAGTACCTGCCCCAAAAACGACTGCAAATGGGACATCACTACAGAGACAACAGGAGAATACTGCAAACCCAAACCAGAGACAGAAACCACAGAAAcaggagagaaaacaaacgagGGATAA
- a CDS encoding variant surface glycoprotein, protein MASSIVVMLAIIARLAYRASGTANEAVPAYHTLCAVVNIARGEPTTPEDTEGAAISQEITLLTELNITVADDDFYNQDFKEDPNNKITEANWVKHRAAWHAAKKNLQNNKVEKHGLKITRPLNSHARQAAAVVINRTLEMALERRKDYKPLKKTGVEEALLTALYGPTEALSQKAGETFGASGVNACSAPGSGTAVPGMSLASDLVCMFGSNSGSNKAEECLGTQGGQDCQYNDQSGAHTCFPQLLAGFPAAGKAKVSAAAIQAAIGAFITGLKDKGGSTQANNLILGTANSVNCNGVANAGCVKYKATSTGTVPIPWMRHLETAATKLAEHAEQRSKNMASLAEIRHLRSIAIQEYLKALKGDQPQLQKIAGDQTAHPKKKEPECNKHQSKTECTEPCKWNENATDASKKCSLDPQKAKEQAAGTEDGAAGEQKTDSKCSEKKKQEDCKDGCKWEDNKCKDSSILVNKQLALSVVSAAFVALLF, encoded by the coding sequence ATGGCGTCAAGCATTGTTGTAATGCTGGCGATCATTGCCCGACTAGCGTACAGAGCCAGCGGAACTGCCAATGAAGCCGTACCAGCCTACCATACCCTGTGCGCAGTTGTAAACATCGCAAGAGGGGAGCCAACAACGCCAGAAGACACCGAAGGCGCAGCTATAAGTCAGGAAATAACTTTGCTCACAGAACTAAATATAACAGTAGCAGACGACGACTTCTACAACCAGGACTTTAAGGAGGATCCAAATAATAAGATCACAGAAGCAAATTGGGTAAAGCACCGCGCGGCCTGGCATGCAGCCAAAAAAAACctacaaaacaacaaagtggAAAAACACGGTCTGAAAATCACCCGGCCGCTCAACAGCCACGCCCGGCAGGCAGCGGCAGTTGTGATAAATAGAACCCTGGAAATGGCTCTAGAAAGACGCAAAGATTACAAACCATTAAAGAAAACGGGGGTGGAAGAAGCGCTGCTGACGGCGCTCTACGGCCCGACCGAAGCACTGTCGCAAAAGGCGGGCGAAACCTTCGGCGCTTCGGGAGTCAACGCATGCTCAGCACCCGGGTCGGGTACAGCGGTGCCGGGCATGTCGCTAGCGTCGGACCTAGTGTGTATGTTCGGTTCAAATTCAGGCAGCAACAAAGCCGAAGAGTGCCTTGGGACCCAGGGAGGCCAAGACTGCCAATACAATGACCAAAGCGGAGCCCATACTTGCTTCCCACAGCTGCTCGCTGGCTTCCCGGCAGCCGGGAAGGCCAAAGTTAGCGCGGCAGCAATACAGGCGGCGATAGGAGCGTTCATAACCGGCTTAAAGGACAAGGGCGGCAGCACCCAAGCCAACAATCTAATACTCGGGACGGCAAACAGCGTCAACTGCAACGGAGTAGCGAACGCCGGCTGCGTAAAGTACAAGGCAACAAGCACCGGCACGGTGCCAATACCGTGGATGAGACATctggaaacagcagcaactaaACTAGCTGAACACGCGGAACAAAGATCTAAAAACATGGCATCCCTAGCAGAAATAAGGCATCTTCGCAGCATTGCGATACAGGAATATCTCAAGGCGCTCAAAGGAGACCAGCCTCAGCTTCAAAAAATAGCAGGCGACCAGACAGCACatccgaaaaaaaaggaaccagAATGCAACAAACACCAATCAAAAACCGAATGCACTGAACCATGCAAATGGAACGAAAATGCCACTGatgcaagcaaaaaatgCTCATTAGACCcccaaaaagcaaaagaacaagcagcaggaacagaagatggagctgcaggagaacaaaaaactgACTCAAAGTGctccgaaaagaaaaaacaagaagactgcaaagatggttgcaaatgggaagataacaagtgcaaagattcctctattctagtaaacaaacaactgGCCCTCAGCGTGGTTTCTGCAGCATTTGTGGCCTTGCTGTTTTAA